In Mycolicibacterium gadium, the genomic window GCCGCCATCGCCGCCGCCGTCGCCTCCATAGTCCCCGCCCGGATCCCCGCCTTGATCGAATCCTTGGTCGTAGCCCTCCGCGAATCCCTGCTCATATCCGCTGCCGGCCATGCCCGAGAACAGTGCGCTGAACAGGAACATCGATCCCACACCCCAGGCGCCGGCGACCAACGCGGGCTTCCACCACGGCTCGGAGTACCAGCCGGCGGGCACGGGGCGGCCGGCTACGCGGCCGCCGGGGTAGTAGTTCGGTGTGCGCTCGGACGGAGCCGGTGACGCCTCGATCTCGCGACCTTCGAAGTTGACCCTCCGGTCCTCGGTGACGGTGCCGGCCGAACGTTGGCCGGCAAGCGTCTCGAGCTCGGGGCCCGGGTCGATGCCCATCGCGGTGCGGGCAGCGCGCACGTAGTAGAGGCCTTCGAGCGCACTCTCCTTGGCAAGCAGCGCCTGCTTGGCGGTGTTTGCCTGCTCGATCTGCGAACCCGCGGCCGTATACCGCTCCGAAGCGTCGGCAAGCGCCTGCTTGGAGGCGTCGTCGGTGCCGGTCAAGTTGATGACCTGGCCGCCGAGACGTTCGATCACGCGACGCGCGTCGGCTTTCGCGTCCTCCAGTGAAGCGGCGTTGCGCCGGTCGGAGGCCCTCATCGCTCCGTACACCACCGCCCCGAGAGCGACGACGACCACGACAACGAGGACAAGCAGCACGCCGTTCATGGCCTCCAGCGTACCGACAGGAAACAGTCAAGATCGGTCGCGAACATGCAGCGAGTTACGCCCAGAGCGGAGACCTACAGCGCGAGAGTCCTGCGCAGGTGCCAGGCGACATCACCGTCGGCGTCCTTGTCAGGATGGCTGAAGTACTCGGTGTGCGCGGAACCGGGTTCGAGCCGCTCGGGCTGATTGCCGCTCACCGCGATATCGCGGATGCCGGCGCCGAACAACGGACCCAACGCGCCGCCGAACCAGTCGCCGCGGCGACTGCCCCGAGACACGGGAAACCACATGTTCGTCCACCGCGTGCCGGCGAACGGAGACTCGGGTTGGCAACCGACGACTACGCCGCGCCGGATCAGTTCCTCGAACAGCTCACGCCGCGTGGTGACGTCCGACGTCTTCATGCCGCTGAGCAACGGCGGCCGAGTAAGCAACAGATCCGCAAGGGTCAGTGGTGCACCGATGGTGACGAAATCGGTTATGCACGAGCGCTTTCCCTGCTTGTGAAGCTGAGCCCAGAACAGCGTCAGCGCGTCATAGGCGATGAAGGTGCCGATGCCGTGGGCAACCACGACGATGCGCGTGTACCCCTCCCCGTGCAAATCGCGGAGAAGGTCGACCAGGCCGCCGCGAACGGCTCGTCGCGCCACATACGACGACGGCGACGGGTCAAGGTAGCGGGCGGAGTCGACCAGGGGCGCGGTCTTCTTGTTCACCAACGCTCGCGCCAGCATGCGGTAAAGGCCGAACCAGAAGATCAACACGACCGCGCTGATGGTCAACCCGATGATCCACGCCGGAACATCCGAATTCAGCGCGTAGCCGGACACGAACAGTATGGGGATCAGCAACAGGGCTGCCAGAACCACGATCCAGACGCGACGCCAAATGCCGAGGAGGGCGTCGGGCACGTTGCCGGGCCGTCGCAGAAAGAGCCGCAGCGCCGTCGACGCAACGCCGGCGTACTTGCCCGCCGTCATCAGGAATGGCCAGTGGTATTCGAAGAAGTCGACCGGACCAGGGGCAACGTAGCGGCGCGCTTCGTAGGTGTCGGTGACCTCGGCCGGACGCGGATGGTAGTCCCATTTCCCGTCGACTGGATGCACGGCCGTTCTCACGAAAGTGTCGAACGTCTCCATCGGGCGGATCTCGCCCATTCCATGCACGACGACGACCGCTGTGCGTCCCGGGTCCTCCGCTGCCATGTCACCTTCTAAGACTGTTGTGTCGCGAGGAGAGTCCGCGATCCCGATGAATTCTCGACCACCACCCTGCTCTGCCAAATATCGTTTCGCCTAACGCGGGGATCGAGCGATGGGGGACGCGTGGTTCAAGAGTTCGAGTGTGAGGCCATGTCAGCCGAAGTCGTCCGTGACGGCTTCGTGCTCGCTCCCGAGGTCGAAGATGCCCGGATGCGCTCTGTCGAGCAGCTGCACTTGCTGGGCTCAGAACCCGAAGAGCGATTTTCCCGCATCACCCGGATGGCGCGACAGGTGTTCGGTGTGCCGATGGCCGCGGTGTCGCTAGTCGATCGCGAGTGCCAGTGGTTCAAACAGAACGACGGTCTTGACCTGGCAGGCACGGTACCCCGGGAGCAGACCATCTGTCGGGCGACCATCGCACGCGTGTACATGAACGTCGATGAACCGGCCCTGATCATCGAGGATGCGCGCCAGGAGCCGGATTTCTGCGAGTTGCCCGCGATCAAGGCCGAAGGCGGTGTCCGGTTCTACGCCGGCTACCCACTGTTCGGCCCCGGCGGTCACCCTGTCGGCACGTTCTGCATCTACGACACCGAACCGCGCTCGCTCGACAGCGAGCAGGTGGAGACGTTTCGCGAGTTGGCAGGTTGGGTTCAGCGGGAACTGGAACGGTTCGACGAGATGGATCGTGCAACACAGGTGCAAAGTCATCTGCTGCCGCGACCCCTCGGCGATCTGCCGGGCTACACGATGTGCGCCTTGTGTTTACCCGCCTTCGCGGTCGGCGGCGACTTCTACGACCATTACAGCTCGCAGCGCGGTGTGATCTTCACCGTCGCCGACGTGATGGGCAAGGGACTCGGCGCGGCGATCCTGACCGCCAGCGTGCGGTCAGCCCTTCGCGCGGCGTCGCGGGCGGTCGACGAATTGGATCACGGTGCCGACCTCGCCGACGCCGTGAACTCCGTTTCGGCGCAACTGTCCGACGATCTCACCAGCACCGAAACCTTCGTCACGCTGTTTCACGCGCGACTGGATACCGCCACGGGGGCAGTGCGCTACGTCGACGCCGGACATGGTCTCGCCGTAATAGTGCGTAAAACCGGTGTCGTCGAGCGGTTGTCGAGCGAGGGTCTGCCGCTCGGGGTGCTGGACGACGAGAAGTGGATATCGCACGACGTGATGTTGGAAGACGGAGAAACGCTTGTCATCGCGTCCGACGGCGTGCTGGATCTGATCGGTGACGGCGCCGACGTCCGTCCGGCGTTGAAACTCGTCGCCCAATACCCCGATCCCGTCGAACTGTGCTCTCGAGCCCGTGCGCTCGCCGAGGCGGGCGCCGCACTCGACGACGTCACCCTGGTCGCAATCCAGAAGACGCCCGCCGATTAAAGGACATGAGCGTCGTCACGACGTTTGGTAGCCCCGCTTATCGGAGCCGACCGTCCTAGGTGCTGTCTGCTCCCGCAACGTCCTGCCCGATCTGCTCGGCTTCGGCCGCCATCCGTTCCGCCTCGCTCGCTTGCGGATTGGTGGCCTCCGTATTTCCGCCCGGCGCGTCGCACTCTGCACCGGTGACCCCCGGGGGACACACTCCGGCGCTGGCGCCGGTAGCGGCCGTTGTGCGGGTATTCGGCGTCATGAACGGAACACACGTCGTGGTAAAAGAATCCGGCTCCTCGCCGCCGTTGCACTGCGCAAGGTAGGCGGGGAGATCGGTGGCTGAGGCGCCGATGACGCCGATCGGAGCGACGATCGCCAACGCAAAGCCCCCGGCGGTCATCAGTCGGTGAGCAAGTACCCGCAGAGCCCGCATATTTCGTCACCTTCCCCCGCGCGTCACTGATGAATGACGACTGTAGGCCGCGCGACATGGCCGCCACATGCTTTACCGATTCCACCGTTTGGTTTGTCGTTTCGGTGCGTTCTGAATCCCGGTCGCGGCAGAAGCCCATGATGCCCGACATGCGCGCACATCCGAGTGACCCGCCGCCCGCCGGGTGCTCGGCCGCGTTGCCATAGGCGGTGTCGGAGCGCGCGTGGTGCAGCCGATTATCACGGTCAAATTGGGCCAACTCCATAATCGTTGATTTCAACGTCCGTTACACGCGCGATAAACGTCGAGAAATTATTCGAATAATGGCGATCGACCCATTTCATATCTGTTTCGAATTGTTGCGACAGGAAGGACCTCGCCAACATGTTTTAATTTACGCGTAAATAAGTCAGCAAATCGTTTCTTCATTCGCTTGAGGAGGTCAATAGCATTTTTGGCGCTCGTCTGACTGCGATGGCAACCCCGGCGAGGGGGCGGTCGCGTTCGCTTCCCGGACAGGAGGGGTTGTCAACACCGCCCAAACCTAGGCTTCCAAGCTGCTGAGCAACCATTCTTATTTTGGGATCCTTCGTCATCTGGCATTGCTCGGCGGCCGCTGCCGAACACTGCGGATTCGTGCTCGGAAGGCTCCGCAGCCGACGAGCGCTCGGCCATTATTCGGATTCTGCGACTTCGCGCCACTCGACTGAGGGCGGTGGTCATGAGAGCACGGATGAACAGGCAATCCCTCCCGTCGCAGCCCACACCAGCAAGCCGGCGTCAGCAGTCCAACACTGGACTATGTGACAACGAGATCCGTCGCCCGACCGGCGGTGGCAGCCCGATCACCGCGTCGGACAGGTGACCTTCAGGTTCGCTCAGAATTCCGGTCTGTGATGCTTGACACACCCTCCAGCAAAGGAATATGTTCTCCCCAGTTCTCCGAACTGAGTGGGGTCGGTGGGGAAAGGGGGAGTGGCTTAGGACAGGACCAAACGCGTGCGGTTCGGTAGGCGCCCGGTTAGGCGCCTTTCGAGATACAACCGGATGCTGCGGTGAAAACACCGGAATCACCCTGTTGTGCGCCATTCATTCATAGCTGCCGTTCGGCGGAATTTCTCCGTGGACGGCTAGTTTCAATCTGCTCAAAAACAGCAAAGGAGCGCAATATGAGCAAGCACAGGACGCCAAGTCGGAGGTCTCCGCTGACTCGCACATTCGGTGCGGGAATCGTGACAAGCGGCCTCGCCTTAGGGGCGATCGGCCTTCTCGCTCCGGCCACGGCAAGTGCCGATGTTTCGGTCGGCGGGCAGAGCGACAGCCCGGGTGCTGCCGGTGGCACCATGGGCGGATCAACCGCGTCGAACAACACGTTCACCAGCGGTGTCGGAAGCATCACTACCGTCAACCAGACGAACGGCAACTACACCGGCGGCGACGGAAACACCTCCGTCCACATCCCGGTCACGGTCGGCGGCCCCAACATCCCGAGCTTCCGGTGGGGCGGCCAACGCAACAGCCCGGGTGCGGCGGGCGGCACCATGGGCGGGTCCTCAGGGTCC contains:
- a CDS encoding PP2C family protein-serine/threonine phosphatase; protein product: MSAEVVRDGFVLAPEVEDARMRSVEQLHLLGSEPEERFSRITRMARQVFGVPMAAVSLVDRECQWFKQNDGLDLAGTVPREQTICRATIARVYMNVDEPALIIEDARQEPDFCELPAIKAEGGVRFYAGYPLFGPGGHPVGTFCIYDTEPRSLDSEQVETFRELAGWVQRELERFDEMDRATQVQSHLLPRPLGDLPGYTMCALCLPAFAVGGDFYDHYSSQRGVIFTVADVMGKGLGAAILTASVRSALRAASRAVDELDHGADLADAVNSVSAQLSDDLTSTETFVTLFHARLDTATGAVRYVDAGHGLAVIVRKTGVVERLSSEGLPLGVLDDEKWISHDVMLEDGETLVIASDGVLDLIGDGADVRPALKLVAQYPDPVELCSRARALAEAGAALDDVTLVAIQKTPAD
- a CDS encoding DUF1542 domain-containing protein, whose product is MNGVLLVLVVVVVVALGAVVYGAMRASDRRNAASLEDAKADARRVIERLGGQVINLTGTDDASKQALADASERYTAAGSQIEQANTAKQALLAKESALEGLYYVRAARTAMGIDPGPELETLAGQRSAGTVTEDRRVNFEGREIEASPAPSERTPNYYPGGRVAGRPVPAGWYSEPWWKPALVAGAWGVGSMFLFSALFSGMAGSGYEQGFAEGYDQGFDQGGDPGGDYGGDGGGDGGWGGDWGGGDFGGF